A stretch of DNA from Streptomyces sp. NBC_01197:
TCTGACCCCGTGGCGGGCAAGGTCAACCACCCTCAGCCAGGCGGGAATTGACCTTCCGCCCTATCCCTTTGTGACCTGGGTCACCGTAGCGTGGGCGGCACGGTGTCTTCCACTGCGAAGGGACGTGGTTCCATGCGGGTCGGAGTGCTGACCGGGGGCGGCGACTGCCCCGGGCTCAACGCGGTCATCCGGGCTGCCGTCCGCAAGGGCGTGCAGGAGTACGGCTTCGGGTTCACCGGATTCAAGGACGGCTGGCGCGGCCCCCTGGAGGGCGCCACCGTCACACTCGGCATCCCGGAGGTGCGCGGGATCCTGCCACGCGGCGGCACCATACTCGGGTCGTCGCGCACCAACCCGTTCCGCACCGAGGACGGTGTCCGCCGGGTACGGGAGAACCTCGCCAGGGGCGGGGTCGACGCGCTGATCGTGATCGGCGGCGAGGACACACTGGGTGTGGCGGGCCGGCTCTGGGACGAGTACGGGGTCCCCTGTGTCGGCGTACCGAAGACCATCGACAACGACCTCTCGGCCACCGACTACACCTTCGGGTTCGACACGGCGGTGGGTATCGCGACCGAGGCCATCGACCGCCTCCACACCACCGCCGAATCGCATATGCGCGTCCTGGTGGTCGAGGTGATGGGCCGGCACGCGGGCTGGATCGCCCTGCACTCCGGGCTGGCCGGCGGCGCCAACGTCATCCTCATCCCCGAGCAGCGCTTCGACATCGACCAGGTCTGCTCCTGGGTGACCTCGCGCTTCCGCGCCTCGTACGCCCCGATCGTGGTCGTCGCCGAGGGCGCGATGCCCAGGGACGGTGACGCGGTGCTCAAGGACGGCGCCCTCGACTCCTTCGGCCACACCCGGCTCTCAGGGGTCGGCGAATGGCTCGCCACCGAGATCGAGAAGCGGACCGGCAAGGAGGCCCGGACCACCGTGCTCGGCCATGTCCAGCGCGGCGGCACCCCGAGCGCCTTCGACCGCTGGCTGGCCACCCGGTTCGGCCTGCACGCGATCGACGCCGTACGCGAAGGGGACTTCGGCAAGATGGTCGCCCTCAGCGGGACGGACATCGTGCGGGTGCCGATCGCCGAGGCGACCGCGCGGCTCAAAACGGTCGACCCCGCGCTCTACCGGGAGGCCGGGGTCTTCTTCGGCTGAGCCGCCCCGCGCCCCGCACGCCGGGCGGGGCCCCCGCCCGGCGCCGTACATCCGCCCCCGGCTGCCGCCTACACCAGAACTCCCGCCAGCAGCCCGGCCACGATCCGCGCCCCGTTCTTCGTCAGCACCGACTCGGGGTGGAACTGCACACCCGCGAACCCGTCCCCCCGCAGTGCGTGCACCTCACCGCCGTCCGGCTCACGGCTCAGCTCGATCCGGTGCATCGCCA
This window harbors:
- a CDS encoding 6-phosphofructokinase, with product MRVGVLTGGGDCPGLNAVIRAAVRKGVQEYGFGFTGFKDGWRGPLEGATVTLGIPEVRGILPRGGTILGSSRTNPFRTEDGVRRVRENLARGGVDALIVIGGEDTLGVAGRLWDEYGVPCVGVPKTIDNDLSATDYTFGFDTAVGIATEAIDRLHTTAESHMRVLVVEVMGRHAGWIALHSGLAGGANVILIPEQRFDIDQVCSWVTSRFRASYAPIVVVAEGAMPRDGDAVLKDGALDSFGHTRLSGVGEWLATEIEKRTGKEARTTVLGHVQRGGTPSAFDRWLATRFGLHAIDAVREGDFGKMVALSGTDIVRVPIAEATARLKTVDPALYREAGVFFG